TAAATACGAAGCCAGAGAACTTCTCTTCTGTCGCTTCAACATCACGCTCAACTGCTTGACGAGTTTTCGGCATTGGCGCCCATTCCGTCAGGCCATCTAGCATGTGGTCCACACCAAAGTTACCCAATGCAGTACCAAAGAAAACCGGTGTTAGTTCGCCCGCTAGGAATAGGTCATGGTCAAACTCAGGGCACGCGCCCATGACAAGTTCAAGCTCTTCACGAACACTTTCCGCTAGATCTGCGCCAACTTCTGCATCCAGTTCCGGGTTATCTAGACCTTTGATGATACGAACTTCTTGGATCTCATGGCCGTGGCCAGATTCGTACAAGATCGTCTCATCGCGGTGAATGTGGTAAACACCTTTAAACTCTTTACCACAACCGATTGGCCAAGAGATTGGTGCGCACGCCATGCTCAGCTCGCTTTCAACTTCATCTAGAACTTCCATTGGATCACGCACATCACGGTCCAATTTGTTCATGAAGGTTACGATTGGAGTATCACGTAGACGTGTTACTTCCATTAGCTTACGTGTACGGTCTTCGACACCTTTTGCAGCATCGATAACCATTAGACATGAGTCAACAGCCGTTAGTGTACGGTAGGTATCCTCCGAGAAGTCTTCGTGTCCCGGAGTATCTAGTAGGTTTACTAGGCAATCATTGTACGGGAACTGCATCACAGACGTGGTTACCGAGATACCACGTTCTTTTTCCATCTCCATCCAGTCAGATTTAGCATGCTGGTTAGAGCCACGGCCTTTTACGGTACCCGCTTTTTGAATCGCGTTTCCGAATAAAAGAACCTTTTCAGTAATCGTGGTTTTACCCGCATCCGGGTGAGAGATAATCGCAAACGTTCTACGTTTGCTCACTTCTTGTTGGAAAGACATAGTCGCCCTTTGCTGATCTAAAGCGTAAAAAGGGCAAGTTGTTGAGACTTGCCCTTGAATTTTGTGTGCGGATTATACAGAAGTCGCCCAGCTTTCTAAAGCCTGAGCTAGAAAAAGTTAGGGTGTGGGAAGGTGCGCTACCCTAGAGAGCTAGACATAGGTACCACATTAGAAACAGAGTTCAGCCTAAGATTCTCTATTAATTTATCAGCCGTTTGAGGAGAAGTAAGATAGAAACCCTGTCCTATTTCACACCCCATCACCATTAGATCACGTTGTTGTTGCAACGTCTCTACCCCCTCCGCGACGACCGCAACACCAAGTTCATTGCCTATCTGAATCATGCTTTTGAGAAGCACTAATGAGGTTGAATTGGTGACATAGTCCATCACAAAACTACGATCGATCTTCAGAGTATCGAATTCAAAATCTTTGAGATAAGAGAGAGATGAAAAGCCAGTACCAAAATCATCAAGCGCGATACGAACACCAAGTTGATGAAGCTCTTTAAAGATTATCTGTGCAAACTGATCATTCTCTATCATCACGGTTTCGGTGATCTCCACTTCAATTCTGTGTGTTGCCACACCACTGGAGATGATCACACGCTTCAACGCATCAAAGAACTGAGGATGTTTCAAGCTGCGAGCTGAGATGTTAAAGCTCATCACACCAATATCAATACCGCGAGTAAGCCAGTTTTTGTGTTGTGCCAACGCCATTTCTGCTACCAACAGATCTATCTGACGAATTTGCCCGGTCGCTTCTGCTACAGGAATAAAATCATTCGGACCCATCAAACCTTTAGTCGGGTGATTCCAGCGTACAAGTGCTTCAACCCCTTCCACATCCCTCGATTTTAATGCCCATTTGGGTAAGTAGTGAATTTCAAACTGCTGCTTATCGACCGCTTGTCTTAACTCGCGTTCCAACTCTTTCTGCGACATCGCAATATAGTTGAGCTCTCTTGAGTAGAACTGAAAATTGTTTTTCCCTGATGACTTAGCATGATACATCGCGTCGTCAGCATAACGGATCAGTGAGTGCTGAGAGGTACTATCATCCGGGTAAATCGAAATACCAATACTCGCTGTAACTTCTGCAGTGCCATGTTTCAGTGTGAAAGGCTCTCTTAGACGCTTAATCAACTTCGAGGCGATCTTGTTCGCTACACTCACCGCCATATCGACGTCGCGCAAGTGTTCCAAAACGATGACAAATTCATCACCGCTAAATCTCGCTGATAGATCCGTTACTCG
The Vibrio pelagius genome window above contains:
- the prfC gene encoding peptide chain release factor 3; this encodes MSFQQEVSKRRTFAIISHPDAGKTTITEKVLLFGNAIQKAGTVKGRGSNQHAKSDWMEMEKERGISVTTSVMQFPYNDCLVNLLDTPGHEDFSEDTYRTLTAVDSCLMVIDAAKGVEDRTRKLMEVTRLRDTPIVTFMNKLDRDVRDPMEVLDEVESELSMACAPISWPIGCGKEFKGVYHIHRDETILYESGHGHEIQEVRIIKGLDNPELDAEVGADLAESVREELELVMGACPEFDHDLFLAGELTPVFFGTALGNFGVDHMLDGLTEWAPMPKTRQAVERDVEATEEKFSGFVFKIQANMDPKHRDRIAFMRIVSGTYSQGMKMNHVRTGKNVSISDAVTFMAGDRARAEKAYAGDIIGLHNHGTIQIGDTFTQGESLKFSGIPNFAPELFRRIRLRDPLKQKQLLKGLVQLSEEGAVQVFRPLQNNDLIVGAVGVLQFDVVVARLKAEYNVEAIYESVNVATARWVECGDAKKFEEFKRKNQTNLALDGGDNLTYIAPTMVNLNLASERFPDVEFRATREH
- a CDS encoding putative bifunctional diguanylate cyclase/phosphodiesterase; this translates as MFTSLLALLVVASTTVLVMQSTHLLVKKSPLAEAAAEIKINGSLAYLWFDEIVSGDTTQSIQEVWYYLEIADWHVGALLDGGESIMGSYQAISDPELRERLMMLRQTLAEFRQYAGSHYQQSVLETPSLGLKTDEYYLDFASQADEIQRVIKTSYESGIASYTKTSITLIIAAVFIAVYSLRVQFKYEQSRDLLLKSLTDAKSSIELKNKQLHTQAYFDPLTELPNRTLFLDRLGQSILNAQQTQRPFALLFLDLDHFKEVNDLYGHAAGDELLKQVAQRITQSIRVTDLSARFSGDEFVIVLEHLRDVDMAVSVANKIASKLIKRLREPFTLKHGTAEVTASIGISIYPDDSTSQHSLIRYADDAMYHAKSSGKNNFQFYSRELNYIAMSQKELERELRQAVDKQQFEIHYLPKWALKSRDVEGVEALVRWNHPTKGLMGPNDFIPVAEATGQIRQIDLLVAEMALAQHKNWLTRGIDIGVMSFNISARSLKHPQFFDALKRVIISSGVATHRIEVEITETVMIENDQFAQIIFKELHQLGVRIALDDFGTGFSSLSYLKDFEFDTLKIDRSFVMDYVTNSTSLVLLKSMIQIGNELGVAVVAEGVETLQQQRDLMVMGCEIGQGFYLTSPQTADKLIENLRLNSVSNVVPMSSSLG